The nucleotide window CAATTCATTCTATTTTGCATTAAGTTTCTGTCAATTACTATTTTTCAGCCTGTTTTTTGCGAATTTTTGAATTGACTTTTTGAGTGAACCATGCCTTAATCAGAAATTTTTCAAATTTCTGAATTCAGGGTAGGTTTGAGTTTCGCTGAACCTTAAACGAGGTATCATAAGACTTCGAAGCAGGCGGCGAAAACCGAAAAAAGTGAAAGCATTTAATTAATATTCATAAATTAAAACAAAAAACTAATAAGGTAATGATTAAAAAGGATTAGCAAGTAACAATTTATTTTATGTCAACACTTATTGAGGTAAATCATGAGATTAAAACAGATTTCGATAGAAGGCTTATTTGATTTATACAATTATAATATTCCTTTAAGTACGGATGAAAGAGTGACTATAATAATTGCCCCAAATGGCTACGGAAAAACAACTATTTTTAAACTTATTAAAGCAGCAATAGATGTTGACATTGAATATATTAGAAAAATACCATTTAATATATTTAAAATCGAATTCGAAAACAAAGAATTGTTAGAGGACATTGAAGAAATCTCAAGCATTGAAATTACAAAAGAAGGTATTCTTTGTAGCAATGATGAAATTCCACATGAGCTTGTGAAATGTAAAGTAACTGAATCAGGTGGAAAAACTGAGGAATATAATCTAACTCCGGATAAATACCCAAAAGATGATTTTGAACTTAGGAATATTTTGAAATTTATAGAAATAAATATGCAAATCGAAAGAGTTGGGGTTAATAAATGGAAAGATTTGAAAACAGGTGACATACTGGAGATTTCAGATTTAATTAAAATTTACGGATATCGCTTTCCTCCTTCTTATTCCAATTTGCCTGATTATTATAAGTTAAAAGATGAGTTGAAGGAAATAAAAGTCCATTTGATAGAATCTCAAAGACTAATGAAATACGATTCTCAAATAGATTATCAAGAACATGATCCAAACAGGAAAAAAGTCGTACCGGTTCAAGTAGTTCTCGAATATTCTGAGGACCTTGTAAAAAGAATAGAAAATAAAAATTCGGAATATGCAAGTATATCTCAGAAGCTCGATAGTACGTTTCCTCACAGATTAATTCAAAATGCAGGTTCCGATGCTGTTGAGATACTTGATGAGAAAGCAATCTATGAAAGGATTCAAGAAATAGAGACCAAAAATAAAAATCTTATGGAATTAGGTATTTTAGAGTCCAGAGAATCCAATGAATTACCTCAAGAAAATATGACAGGTGAAAGAAGAAAAGTCCTTACACTTTATATTGAAGATACCGAAGCAAAATTATCTGTGTTTAATGATTTGGCAAGGAAAATGAGCTTATTTAAAGAAATAATCAATAAGCAATTTTCAAATAAGTCAATTGAGGTTAAAAAAAGCAAGGGTTTCGTTTTTAAATTCAAGAATGGCAAAGTATTGACTCCTGAAAAATTATCTTCCGGCGAGCAACACGAAGTTATAATAAACTACGAATTGCTGTTCAAAACCGAAGAGAACTCAATAATTCTAATAGACGAGCCTGAAATCTCATTGCATATAATGTGGCAAGAAGAAATAATCAAGAATTTACTGAGAATTGCAGAACTTAATAAACTAAACATTATTGTTGCGACACATTCACCTCAAATTATTGATGATCGTTGGGATTTAACAGTTGACCTTGAAGAGGGTGAAGGTCAGTGAGAGATAAAATAAAAGCCGAAGCAATTGCAAATGAAATTTGTATGAATAAAAAATATCGCAAAGGAGCAATTGTTTTGGTTGAAGGGATAACAGATAAGGTCCTTTTCAACAAGTTTGTCGACACTGAACACTGTCATATAAAAGATGCGACAGGAAAACAAAAAGTGATTAAAGCAATTCCAATGATTAAAGAAAGAAATCCGGCTTTAAAAGTTTTAGGTATTGTAGATTCTGATTTTTATCGGCTTGATGGCCAAGTTTTGAATTCTGACATTTTGATCACAGATACTCACGATATTGAAACCATGATGATAAAGACAAAAGCTCTCGATTATGCAATGAGTGAGTATGCAAACGAAGAAAGGTTGAAAGCTTTTTTTGAAAAAAACAGTAAAAACTTGAGAGAAACTTTATTAGAAAGTTCGCTTTGGATAGGATATTTGTTATGGATATCTCAAAAAGGTTTTCCTCTAAGTTTCAATGAATTGGATTTTAAAAAATTTGTTGACAATGAGAACTTGGAGTTTAACTTGGACAACTTCATTTTTGAAATACTGGGCAAAAACGGAAATTTCCGGTACGATGCACAAACTTTAAAAAACAAACTGAACGAAGCCTTTGATATAGCACATGACAAATGGCAGGTCTGTAGAGGTCATGATATGATTAAAATATTAATTTTGGGGCTTCAATATATATTCGGCGTTTGCGATTGCAGAAAATTAAATCAACAACAACTTCATGATATTATTGAATCAAAGTTAATAGAAGCTTATAATTCCTCAGATTTTGTTAAAACAAAGTTATATGATTCAATAAAAAGATGGGAAACGGAAAATGATCAAATTACCCTAAACCCGAACTTATGAATTTCAGATTTACAACTTATTTTTAACATCAAAGTTCTCTTTTTCAACTCATTACATATAACTGACATTACATATAGATCGAAAAACCTAAAATTCCCTAAACCGATTCTCCTCCAACTTCTTCTCCCTACTTTCTTGCTCACTCGCATAAGCCACATACTCTCCGCTCTCCTTATCGAAAACGAACCTGTAAACTGTTTTGAAATAAGCCCAGTATTTGACATACTGATCTCTTGCATCGCTCAGCCTAACCGTCACCGAGCCATTTTCTTCCGAAACGCTGTAAACAGGATAATCGATCTCCTGAGGAACAGCTGTGCTGTAGAGTTTTCCGGCTTTTTCAATATAAGCGGAGGCATCGGGAACGTCGCCGGTAACGTTGATTTTCTCGATATAATCACTTTTTCCGATCCCGGACCAGTAGCTCACTTCCATAACCCTGTAATGTGTGGAATTATAAGGATAAGCGGCAAGAAACTTCCCGAAAGACGAGGGATAGGTGTCTTCATAGCTGATTTTTGCGCCTTCCGCGCTGGAAATATAATTCACAAGAAATAATTTTGCCACCGGCAGGACTGCAAGCCAGACCACAAGCACGATTAAAAGCGCGGGATAGAGTTTGCTCCGGTTTTCCGTAACAAATGTACAGAAGTTATTGAATTTTCCATTCCATTTGCCTCGGTTTTTCATGTAAGCCACGAGTAAAACGAAAACGGGCAGAAGAGGAAGAATATTTGCCAGCGGATCGAAGAAGTAAATGGCT belongs to Methanosarcina barkeri 3 and includes:
- a CDS encoding AAA family ATPase, encoding MRLKQISIEGLFDLYNYNIPLSTDERVTIIIAPNGYGKTTIFKLIKAAIDVDIEYIRKIPFNIFKIEFENKELLEDIEEISSIEITKEGILCSNDEIPHELVKCKVTESGGKTEEYNLTPDKYPKDDFELRNILKFIEINMQIERVGVNKWKDLKTGDILEISDLIKIYGYRFPPSYSNLPDYYKLKDELKEIKVHLIESQRLMKYDSQIDYQEHDPNRKKVVPVQVVLEYSEDLVKRIENKNSEYASISQKLDSTFPHRLIQNAGSDAVEILDEKAIYERIQEIETKNKNLMELGILESRESNELPQENMTGERRKVLTLYIEDTEAKLSVFNDLARKMSLFKEIINKQFSNKSIEVKKSKGFVFKFKNGKVLTPEKLSSGEQHEVIINYELLFKTEENSIILIDEPEISLHIMWQEEIIKNLLRIAELNKLNIIVATHSPQIIDDRWDLTVDLEEGEGQ
- a CDS encoding DUF4435 domain-containing protein, with amino-acid sequence MRDKIKAEAIANEICMNKKYRKGAIVLVEGITDKVLFNKFVDTEHCHIKDATGKQKVIKAIPMIKERNPALKVLGIVDSDFYRLDGQVLNSDILITDTHDIETMMIKTKALDYAMSEYANEERLKAFFEKNSKNLRETLLESSLWIGYLLWISQKGFPLSFNELDFKKFVDNENLEFNLDNFIFEILGKNGNFRYDAQTLKNKLNEAFDIAHDKWQVCRGHDMIKILILGLQYIFGVCDCRKLNQQQLHDIIESKLIEAYNSSDFVKTKLYDSIKRWETENDQITLNPNL
- a CDS encoding metal-dependent hydrolase; protein product: MVNTLSHLGVGLLIALTLGFKGKKRNVLGFLAILPDLDFIPYIIFALLGGSVSHETRNQLFYLFGHREFLHSILFILLVTFLIWLKTKDRLFTAAGFAAIFSHVYLDYATSWKMRPFYPFSTGTSTLGAIYFFDPLANILPLLPVFVLLVAYMKNRGKWNGKFNNFCTFVTENRSKLYPALLIVLVVWLAVLPVAKLFLVNYISSAEGAKISYEDTYPSSFGKFLAAYPYNSTHYRVMEVSYWSGIGKSDYIEKINVTGDVPDASAYIEKAGKLYSTAVPQEIDYPVYSVSEENGSVTVRLSDARDQYVKYWAYFKTVYRFVFDKESGEYVAYASEQESREKKLEENRFREF